A genome region from Clostridium sp. JN-9 includes the following:
- a CDS encoding tetratricopeptide repeat protein, producing MKTVLVVDDTKNIKNLLTTCLTLNGYSVLTASNGFDAMEILKKNKVNLVFLDIKMPELSGTEVLKRIRAMGIDTPVIIMTAFATVKNAVECTKLGAVTYLQKPFTTDKVKSVLKEIEPYINENSLSIDGYIMRAKELMKMGELDDAFDILKKALCINVNSKAVYELLGNIYELRGDNKEAERFKNISNLFDSGE from the coding sequence ATGAAAACAGTGCTTGTGGTAGATGACACAAAAAACATAAAAAATCTTTTGACTACCTGTTTAACTTTAAATGGATATAGTGTTTTAACTGCCAGTAATGGTTTTGATGCTATGGAAATATTAAAAAAGAACAAAGTTAACCTGGTATTTTTAGATATAAAAATGCCTGAGCTAAGCGGAACAGAGGTTTTAAAGAGAATCAGAGCTATGGGAATAGATACTCCTGTAATAATTATGACAGCCTTTGCCACAGTAAAAAACGCAGTGGAGTGCACTAAGCTGGGTGCTGTTACATATCTTCAAAAACCTTTTACCACAGATAAGGTTAAAAGTGTGCTGAAGGAAATTGAGCCATATATAAATGAAAACTCCTTAAGCATAGATGGATATATTATGAGAGCTAAGGAATTAATGAAAATGGGTGAACTGGATGATGCCTTTGACATTCTGAAAAAGGCCTTGTGCATAAATGTAAACAGTAAGGCTGTATATGAGCTTCTTGGCAATATATATGAGCTTAGAGGAGACAATAAAGAAGCTGAAAGATTTAAAAATATAAGTAATTTATTTGACAGCGGTGAATAA